One stretch of Streptomyces peucetius DNA includes these proteins:
- a CDS encoding sugar phosphate isomerase/epimerase family protein, producing MKFAFSTLGVPGRPLREVARLAADSGYQGVELRAHPEEPVHPGIGTTERAEAIREFERAGVEILTVAGYARIAAPGDDGSVIKEMDGLCRLAKDLGASFVRVFPGGGDLDPAEADAIAARRLGAAAETAADLGVRILLETHDSHRTGADVMRVLGLVGHKNAGALWDVMHTWLGGEAPETTHAALSPFLGYIQVKDVASRDDLTPLPLGRGVLPLDECLALADPDGWVCWEYEKRWYPTAPELPGLLAAGREHLLAVT from the coding sequence ATGAAGTTCGCCTTCTCGACCCTCGGCGTGCCCGGCAGGCCGCTGAGGGAGGTGGCCCGTCTCGCCGCCGACAGCGGATACCAGGGCGTCGAACTGCGCGCCCATCCGGAGGAACCGGTGCATCCGGGCATCGGCACGACGGAACGGGCGGAGGCGATCCGGGAGTTCGAGCGCGCGGGCGTCGAGATCCTGACCGTCGCCGGGTATGCGCGGATCGCGGCGCCCGGCGACGACGGCTCCGTGATCAAGGAGATGGACGGCCTCTGCCGGCTGGCCAAGGATCTCGGCGCGTCGTTCGTCCGGGTCTTCCCCGGCGGCGGCGACCTGGATCCGGCCGAGGCCGACGCGATCGCGGCGCGCAGGCTCGGCGCCGCCGCGGAGACCGCGGCCGATCTCGGCGTACGGATCCTGCTGGAGACGCACGACTCGCACCGCACCGGTGCCGACGTCATGCGCGTCCTCGGTCTGGTCGGCCACAAGAACGCGGGCGCGTTGTGGGACGTGATGCACACCTGGCTCGGCGGTGAGGCCCCCGAGACGACGCACGCGGCGCTGAGCCCGTTCCTCGGCTACATCCAGGTGAAGGACGTGGCCTCGCGCGACGACCTCACCCCGCTGCCGCTGGGCCGGGGTGTGCTGCCGCTGGACGAGTGCCTCGCGCTCGCGGACCCGGACGGCTGGGTGTGCTGGGAGTACGAGAAGCGCTGGTACCCGACGGCGCCGGAACTGCCGGGCCTGCTGGCGGCGGGCCGGGAACATCTGCTCGCGGTGACCTGA
- a CDS encoding S28 family serine protease gives MRKVLRWLLSLVVLIGTVSAAGATANAATAAAPASGTDIKDRILSIPGMSLIEEKPYPGYRFFVLNYTQPVDHRHPWRGTFQQRITLLHKDTSRPTVFFTSGYHVSTTPRRSEPTAIVDGNQVSLEYRYFTPSRPAPADWSKLDIWQAASDQHRVFKALKKIYDRNWISTGGSKGGMTATYYERHYPRDMDGVVAYVAPNDVVNNEDKAYDRFLANVGTEECRDKLNALQREALIRREPLEALYEKYAADAGYTFDTVGSLDRAYEAVVLDFVWAFWQYSHESDCETIPAAATASDQEIFETVDAIAGFSAYADQGLANYTPYYYQAGTELGSPDIAQPHLDGLSRYGYQPPRNFVPRDIPMRFKPWVMKDVDNWVRHNADRMMFVYGENDPWGAEPFRVGKYTRDSHVYTAPGANHGADVADLVAEEKAEATAAILRWAGVAPAAVQEDPAKARPLAKHDAKLDKRDLEREPLLRP, from the coding sequence ATGCGCAAGGTGCTCAGATGGCTGTTGTCGCTCGTGGTGCTCATAGGCACCGTGAGCGCCGCCGGCGCCACGGCGAACGCGGCCACCGCCGCCGCGCCGGCGTCCGGCACGGACATCAAGGACCGGATTCTGTCGATCCCGGGCATGAGCCTCATCGAGGAGAAGCCGTACCCGGGTTATCGATTCTTCGTCCTCAACTACACACAGCCGGTCGACCACCGGCATCCGTGGCGCGGCACGTTCCAGCAGCGGATCACCCTGCTGCACAAGGACACCAGCCGCCCCACCGTCTTCTTCACCTCCGGCTACCACGTGTCCACCACGCCGCGCCGCAGTGAGCCCACGGCCATCGTCGACGGCAACCAGGTCTCCCTGGAGTACCGCTACTTCACGCCGTCCCGCCCCGCGCCCGCCGACTGGTCCAAGCTGGACATCTGGCAGGCCGCGAGCGACCAGCACCGGGTCTTCAAGGCCCTGAAGAAGATCTACGACAGGAACTGGATCTCCACCGGCGGCTCCAAGGGCGGCATGACCGCCACGTACTACGAGCGCCACTACCCGCGCGACATGGACGGCGTCGTCGCGTACGTCGCACCGAACGACGTCGTCAACAACGAGGACAAGGCCTACGACCGGTTCCTGGCGAACGTCGGGACCGAGGAGTGCCGCGACAAGCTGAACGCCCTGCAGCGCGAGGCACTGATCCGCCGCGAGCCGCTCGAGGCCCTCTACGAGAAGTACGCCGCGGACGCCGGGTACACGTTCGACACCGTCGGCAGCCTGGACAGGGCGTACGAGGCCGTCGTGCTCGACTTCGTCTGGGCGTTCTGGCAGTACAGCCACGAATCCGACTGCGAGACGATCCCGGCCGCGGCCACCGCCTCCGACCAGGAAATCTTCGAGACGGTCGACGCGATCGCCGGCTTCTCTGCCTACGCCGACCAAGGGCTCGCCAACTACACGCCGTACTACTACCAGGCGGGCACCGAACTCGGGTCGCCCGACATCGCGCAGCCCCACCTGGACGGCCTGAGCCGCTACGGCTACCAGCCGCCGCGGAACTTCGTCCCCCGCGACATCCCGATGCGCTTCAAGCCGTGGGTGATGAAGGACGTCGACAACTGGGTGCGGCACAACGCCGACCGGATGATGTTCGTCTACGGCGAGAACGACCCGTGGGGCGCCGAGCCGTTCCGGGTCGGCAAGTACACCCGCGACAGCCATGTCTACACCGCGCCGGGCGCCAACCACGGTGCCGACGTGGCCGATCTGGTCGCGGAGGAGAAGGCGGAGGCCACCGCCGCCATCCTGCGCTGGGCGGGCGTCGCCCCGGCCGCCGTCCAGGAGGACCCGGCGAAGGCCAGGCCGCTGGCGAAGCACGACGCGAAGCTCGACAAACGTGATCTGGAGCGGGAGCCGCTGCTGCGGCCGTGA
- a CDS encoding helix-turn-helix domain-containing GNAT family N-acetyltransferase gives MPVTPPTPIHEIRAFNRFYTNVIGALDYGRHLYTPYTLTESRVLYELAHSPRTDAADLRGELSLDAGYLSRLLAGFERDGLVERAPSERDPRRQRITLTERGREAAALLDERSRQAVGALLDAVPAQDRERLSGALRTVRELLSGARGHAAPPEPVLRGPGPGDLGWIVQRHGALYAAEYGWDAGFEGLVARIVADFAQDHDPHLERVWIAELDGRPVGSVMCVRDEAPATARLRLLLVEPEARGHGLGDRLVRTAVDFAREAGYRDMVLWTNDVLTAARRIYERAGFTLVAEEPHRSYGADLVGQDWRLELQEGTDR, from the coding sequence ATGCCGGTCACACCGCCCACGCCGATCCACGAGATCCGTGCCTTCAACCGCTTCTACACCAATGTCATCGGCGCCCTCGACTACGGCAGGCATCTGTACACGCCGTACACGCTCACCGAGTCCCGGGTCCTGTACGAGCTCGCGCACAGTCCCCGCACCGACGCCGCCGACCTCCGCGGGGAGCTCTCACTCGACGCCGGGTACCTCAGCCGGCTGCTCGCCGGGTTCGAGCGGGACGGGCTCGTGGAGCGGGCGCCGTCCGAGCGTGACCCGCGACGGCAGCGGATCACGCTCACCGAGCGGGGCCGGGAGGCCGCCGCGCTGCTCGACGAGCGGTCGCGGCAAGCGGTGGGCGCGCTGCTCGACGCGGTGCCGGCGCAGGACCGGGAGCGGCTCTCCGGGGCGCTGCGCACCGTCCGGGAGCTCCTGTCGGGGGCCCGTGGCCACGCCGCGCCGCCGGAGCCGGTCCTGCGCGGCCCCGGCCCCGGCGACCTGGGGTGGATCGTCCAGCGGCACGGCGCGCTGTACGCCGCGGAGTACGGGTGGGACGCCGGCTTCGAGGGCCTGGTCGCCCGCATCGTCGCGGATTTCGCGCAGGACCACGATCCGCACCTGGAGCGGGTGTGGATAGCTGAGCTGGACGGACGTCCGGTGGGCTCGGTGATGTGCGTACGGGACGAGGCCCCGGCCACGGCCCGGCTGCGGCTGCTGCTCGTCGAACCCGAGGCGCGGGGACACGGACTCGGCGACCGGCTGGTGCGCACGGCCGTGGATTTCGCGCGCGAGGCTGGGTACCGGGACATGGTGTTGTGGACCAACGATGTGCTGACCGCCGCCCGCCGGATCTACGAGCGGGCCGGATTCACCCTCGTCGCCGAGGAGCCGCACCGCTCGTACGGGGCGGATCTGGTCGGTCAGGACTGGCGGCTGGAGCTGCAGGAAGGAACGGATCGATGA
- a CDS encoding LysR family transcriptional regulator: MLDLGRLRALHAVSVHGTVGAAAAALGYTPSAVSQQIAKLERETRTTLLEREGRGVRLTDEATQLAATAQQLLSLVEEAEVRLEERRGEPTGRLSIACFASASRGLMPYVLADLARRHPELDARLHEVDPHLSVDLVARGAIDLAVAHDWDIAPLPAPPGVEQAVIGDDMCDVLVPAGHALADADAVRREDLKDERWITQPPGTVCHDWLLRTLRAAGCEPLIAHQAEENHTQVALVAAGLGVALVPRLGRGELPPQVVAVQLAPVPTRRLHALWRTGAARRPAITETVRTLQKLWPEVATGT, encoded by the coding sequence ATGCTCGACCTCGGCCGGCTGCGCGCACTGCATGCCGTCTCCGTCCACGGCACGGTCGGCGCCGCGGCCGCGGCGCTCGGTTACACGCCGTCCGCGGTCTCGCAGCAGATCGCCAAGCTCGAGCGCGAGACCCGCACCACGCTCCTGGAACGAGAGGGCCGCGGGGTCCGGCTGACCGACGAGGCGACACAGCTGGCGGCCACCGCACAGCAGCTGCTGTCCCTGGTCGAAGAGGCGGAGGTACGTCTCGAGGAGCGGCGCGGCGAGCCGACCGGGCGGCTCTCCATCGCCTGTTTCGCCAGCGCCTCCCGCGGGCTGATGCCGTACGTGCTCGCCGATCTCGCCCGTCGCCACCCCGAGCTGGACGCCCGTCTCCATGAGGTCGACCCGCACCTGTCCGTCGACCTCGTCGCACGCGGCGCGATCGACCTGGCGGTGGCGCACGACTGGGACATCGCGCCGCTGCCGGCCCCGCCGGGTGTCGAACAGGCCGTCATCGGTGACGACATGTGCGATGTGCTGGTCCCTGCGGGCCACGCGCTGGCCGACGCCGACGCGGTGCGACGCGAGGACCTGAAGGACGAGCGCTGGATCACCCAGCCGCCCGGCACGGTCTGCCACGACTGGCTGCTGCGGACCCTGCGCGCGGCCGGCTGCGAGCCGCTGATCGCGCATCAGGCGGAGGAGAACCACACCCAGGTCGCCCTCGTGGCCGCCGGCCTGGGCGTGGCGCTGGTCCCCCGGCTGGGGCGCGGGGAGCTGCCGCCGCAGGTGGTGGCCGTACAGCTGGCGCCCGTGCCGACGCGCCGGCTGCACGCCCTGTGGCGTACAGGGGCCGCGAGGCGGCCTGCGATCACGGAGACGGTGCGGACGCTGCAGAAGCTCTGGCCGGAGGTCGCCACCGGCACGTGA
- a CDS encoding glycoside hydrolase family 3 protein, translated as MHDRNLSRRTLLTATAVAAGAIATAASSSAAVAAPAAASRDTRHRLERIVSRMSLGEKVGQLFVMRVYGHSATDPDQADVDLNLEEMGVRNAAELIAEYHVGGIIYFAWAHNTRAPHQIADLSNGIQRAGLAQSTPLPLLISTDQEHGIVARVGKPATLMPGAMALGASGSASSARKAAQIAGAELAAMGIVQNYAPVADVNVNPANPVIGVRSFGAEPAAVARMVAAQVKGYQSAGIAATSKHFPGHGDTTVDSHTGIPVISHTRQEWEEIDAPPFRAAIAAGIDSIMTAHIQFPALDPSNDPATLSHPILTGILREELGYDGVVVTDALNMEGVREKYGDHRVPVLALLAGVDQLLNPPDLAVAWNGVMDAVRSGEITEARLDESILRILLLKEKLGLFREPFVSGREVDRTVGTPAHLAAADRIAERTTTLLTNPDGLLPLSRRSHGDVLVVGPDLSSPSGTTGPPTTVLANALGELGFRATALSTGTAPSSAKIAEAVAAAQGKDVVVVGTYNVSATSSQRTLVARLVATGVPVVALAIRNPYDIARLGPVAAALAAYAWTDVELRAAARVIAGSAEPEGRLPVPVQRADDPSQVLFPVGHGLSYR; from the coding sequence GTGCACGACCGGAACCTCTCCAGACGCACCCTTCTCACCGCGACCGCTGTCGCCGCAGGCGCGATCGCCACGGCAGCGTCCAGTTCAGCGGCGGTCGCGGCGCCCGCCGCCGCATCCCGTGACACCCGACACCGGCTCGAGCGGATCGTCTCGAGGATGAGCCTCGGGGAGAAGGTCGGCCAGCTCTTCGTGATGAGGGTCTACGGCCACTCCGCCACCGACCCGGACCAGGCCGACGTCGACCTCAACCTCGAAGAGATGGGCGTGCGCAACGCCGCAGAGCTCATCGCCGAGTACCACGTCGGCGGCATCATCTACTTCGCCTGGGCGCACAACACCCGTGCTCCGCACCAGATCGCGGACCTCTCCAACGGCATCCAACGGGCCGGGCTCGCCCAGTCCACCCCGCTGCCGCTGCTGATCTCCACCGATCAGGAGCATGGCATCGTGGCCCGTGTCGGCAAGCCGGCGACCCTGATGCCGGGCGCGATGGCGCTCGGAGCGAGCGGGTCGGCCTCGTCCGCCCGCAAGGCCGCGCAGATCGCGGGTGCCGAGCTCGCCGCGATGGGCATCGTCCAGAACTACGCGCCGGTCGCCGACGTGAACGTCAACCCGGCCAACCCGGTCATCGGCGTACGGTCCTTCGGCGCGGAACCGGCCGCGGTGGCCCGGATGGTCGCCGCACAGGTCAAGGGCTACCAGAGTGCGGGCATCGCGGCCACGTCCAAGCACTTCCCCGGGCACGGCGACACCACCGTCGACAGCCACACCGGCATCCCGGTCATCTCGCACACCCGCCAGGAGTGGGAGGAGATCGACGCGCCACCTTTCAGGGCCGCGATCGCCGCCGGGATCGACTCGATCATGACGGCGCACATCCAGTTCCCCGCCCTTGACCCCAGCAACGACCCGGCGACGCTGTCCCACCCCATCCTCACCGGCATCCTGCGCGAGGAACTGGGCTACGACGGCGTGGTGGTCACGGACGCGCTCAACATGGAGGGTGTGCGGGAGAAGTACGGGGACCACCGCGTGCCGGTGCTCGCGCTGCTCGCGGGCGTGGACCAGCTGCTCAACCCACCGGACCTGGCGGTCGCCTGGAACGGTGTGATGGACGCGGTCAGGAGCGGTGAGATCACCGAGGCCCGTCTGGACGAATCGATCCTGCGCATCCTGCTGCTCAAGGAGAAACTGGGCCTGTTCCGCGAACCGTTCGTCTCCGGACGGGAAGTGGACCGCACGGTCGGCACCCCCGCGCACCTCGCCGCCGCCGACCGCATCGCCGAGCGCACGACCACGTTGCTGACCAACCCGGACGGGCTGCTGCCGCTGAGCCGCCGCAGCCACGGCGACGTCCTCGTCGTCGGCCCCGATCTCTCGTCGCCCAGCGGCACGACCGGGCCGCCGACGACCGTACTGGCGAACGCCCTGGGCGAACTGGGTTTCCGGGCGACCGCCCTGTCGACCGGGACCGCGCCGAGCAGCGCGAAGATCGCGGAGGCGGTGGCCGCCGCGCAGGGCAAGGACGTGGTCGTCGTCGGCACGTACAACGTCTCCGCGACGAGCTCTCAGCGCACGCTGGTGGCCCGGCTGGTCGCGACGGGCGTGCCGGTGGTGGCGCTCGCCATTCGCAATCCGTACGACATCGCACGGCTCGGCCCGGTCGCGGCGGCGCTGGCGGCCTACGCGTGGACCGATGTCGAGCTGCGCGCCGCCGCACGGGTGATCGCGGGCAGCGCGGAGCCGGAGGGACGCCTGCCGGTGCCGGTGCAGCGGGCGGACGATCCGTCACAGGTGCTGTTCCCGGTCGGCCACGGGCTGTCGTACCGATAG
- a CDS encoding EamA family transporter: MRPTHIALAALVAAVWGINFVVIEIGLDHFPPLLFSALRFLAAALPAVFFVGRPKVAWKWIVGVGLVLGVAKFGLLFTGMDQGAPAGLSSLILQVQAVFTALFAFAVLGERPGRVRTAGMAVALAGIAVAAVDEGASGPLLGFVLVIAAAACWGVSNVLTRQASPPDALNFMVWVSTVPVLPLLGLSLLVEGADRDLAALRSLDRTGVGVVLYVAWVTTIFGFGVWGWLLRRHPASSVAPFSLLVPVFGMSSAFLVLDEPVSPLRWCAAALLVGGVALTTLRGRRKPRPAVRQQEPLTAGRV, from the coding sequence ATGCGCCCGACCCACATCGCTCTCGCCGCCCTGGTCGCAGCCGTCTGGGGGATCAACTTCGTCGTCATCGAGATCGGCCTCGACCACTTTCCGCCGCTGCTCTTCTCCGCCCTGCGCTTCCTCGCCGCCGCCCTGCCCGCGGTGTTCTTCGTCGGCCGGCCGAAGGTCGCCTGGAAATGGATCGTCGGCGTCGGACTGGTGCTGGGCGTGGCCAAGTTCGGTCTGCTCTTCACCGGGATGGACCAGGGCGCCCCCGCGGGGCTGTCGTCGCTGATCCTTCAGGTCCAGGCGGTCTTCACGGCCCTGTTCGCCTTCGCCGTCCTCGGCGAACGACCGGGCAGGGTGAGGACGGCGGGGATGGCCGTGGCCCTGGCCGGTATCGCGGTCGCCGCCGTCGACGAGGGCGCCTCCGGGCCGCTCCTCGGCTTCGTTCTGGTCATCGCCGCGGCGGCCTGCTGGGGAGTCTCCAACGTCCTGACCCGCCAGGCGTCGCCGCCGGACGCCCTGAACTTCATGGTGTGGGTCAGCACCGTCCCGGTCCTCCCGCTGCTCGGCCTCTCCCTCCTCGTGGAGGGCGCGGACCGCGACCTGGCGGCACTGCGCTCCCTGGACCGGACGGGTGTCGGCGTCGTCCTCTACGTCGCCTGGGTCACCACGATTTTCGGCTTCGGGGTCTGGGGTTGGCTGCTCAGACGGCACCCGGCTTCCTCGGTCGCCCCGTTCTCGCTCCTCGTGCCGGTCTTCGGCATGTCGTCGGCGTTCCTGGTCCTCGACGAGCCGGTGAGTCCGCTGCGGTGGTGTGCGGCGGCGCTGCTGGTCGGCGGAGTCGCCCTGACGACCCTGCGAGGCCGGCGGAAGCCGCGGCCGGCCGTGCGGCAGCAGGAGCCGCTGACCGCCGGCCGGGTGTGA